In the Arachis ipaensis cultivar K30076 chromosome B10, Araip1.1, whole genome shotgun sequence genome, one interval contains:
- the LOC107620834 gene encoding protein FAR1-RELATED SEQUENCE 5-like — protein sequence MMHGFAVRLDEVRCDSDGCIVMRQIVCNRAGSRKEEVEKDERIRDHQPLTRSCYRARIRARLDRKIHKWMVVSFYEEHSHGLVDPLDVNMMPEYRTFSFSDKAQAKNLHDIGIRTCHIMGYLAAQKVDMQICHSTKKICTTSLLNIGRKRNVYNKPLVIFSGSNHHGQTVIFGCGLLVNEDIGSYKWLLKTFLEAIGNKHPMAVVTDGDLSMREAIKQVFPYATHRLCAWHLHRNACEKVKNSGFLNEFKKLIYANVSVEEFEVKWGDMVEKTTSQCEGINSLIKAYMRKKDTLLEFIHNMETVWNNEKVAEFNSKYTNPVLVTSLPTLEGFAIKTFTRNMFREVRKEIKGACAMNTKLVIQDGGKLYFKCNIFGMPEIDHVVEFDRVRGMLRCTEYSRLMDVACKNSSDFVEAMNEIVNTITKLQKQGENPCNGNLDDDYIVDPLVVKSKGAPKKNSKFKQQRKCSNCSVTGHYNKSCPNVPCRISKEPADDDTKKNNCSHLDMLTKHKRHDNVKNQQKMEKGRDIGGGTAPTSAAKSAFTDQLKTSSPGLDIPVCASTSNEEFGMISGPAESPVVALITGMAD from the exons ATGATGCACGGTTTCGCTGTTAGGTTGGATGAAGTTAGATGCGATAGTGATGGTTGCATAGTTATGCGCCAAATTGTTTGTAATCGAGCGGGCTCAAGAAAGGAAGAGGTTGAAAAGGACGAAAGAATCAGGGACCACCAACCCCTAACTCGAAGTTGTTATCGTGCGAGAATTCGTGCAAGACTAgatagaaaaattcataaatGGATGGTTGTTTCGTTCTACGAAGAGCACTCTCATGGATTAGTTGATCCACTCGACGTTAACATGATGCCTGAGTATCGCACATTCAGTTTCTCGGATAAAGCTCAGGCGAAGAATTTGCATGACATAGGCATTAGGACCTGTCACATCATGGGATACTTGGCTGCTCAAAAGGTGGATATGCAAATTTGTCATTCAACCAAAAAGATATGTACAACCTCATTACTCAACATAGGAAGGAAAAG GAACGTCTACAATAAACCACTTGTGATATTTTCTGGTAGCAATCATCATGGGCAAACCGTCATATTTGGATGTGGTCTTCTTGTTAATGAGGATATTGGTTCATACAAGTGGCTATTGAAAACTTTTTTAGAAGCAATCGGGAATAAACACCCTATGGCAGTTGTCACCGATGGAGATCTTTCAATGAGAGAAGCCATTAAACAAGTCTTTCCTTATGCAACACATCGACTATGTGCATGGCACTTACATAGGAATGCCTGCGAGAAGGTTAAGAACAGTGGATTTCTAAATGAATTTAAGAAATTGATTTATGCTAATGTGAGTGTTGAAGAGTTTGAGGTCAAGTGGGGAGATATGGTGGAGAA GACAACATCCCAGTGTGAAGGGATTAACTCTCTAATAAAAGCATATATGAGAAAGAAAGATACCCTTCTTGAATTCATCCATAACATGGAGACcgtttg GAACAATGAAAAAGTTGCAGAGTTCAATAGTAAATATACCAATCCAGTACTTGTGACTTCGTTGCCGACACTTGAAGGTTTTGCTATAAAAACTTTCACTCGTAACATGTTCCGGGAGGTCAGGAAGGAAATTAAGGGTGCTTGTGCTATGAACACAAAGTTGGTAATTCAGGATGGTGGAAAACTATACTTCAAGTGTAACATTTTCGGAATGCCAGAGATTGATCATGTGGTTGAGTTTGACAGAGTTAGGGGGATGCTTCGTT GTACCGAGTATTCTAGGTTGATGGATGTTGCATGTAAGAACTCAAGTGATTTTGTCGAAGCAATGAATGAAATTGTCAACACAATTACAAAACTCCAAAAGCAAGGTGAAAATCCATGCAACGGTAACTTAGACGATGACTACATTGTTGACCCCTTGGTGGTGAAGAGTAAGGGAGCTCCcaagaaaaactcaaaatttAAGCAACAGAGAAAGTGTTCAAACTGCAGTGTGACAGGGCACTACAACAAAAGTTGTCCTAATGTTCCTTGTAGAATCTCTAAGGAGCCGGCCGACGATGATACAAAAAAGAATAACTGCAGCCACCTTGACATGCTCACTAAG CACAAAAGACATGACAATGTGAAAAATCAGCAGAAGATGGAAAAAGGTAGGGATATTGGAGGTGGAACAGCACCAACCTCAGCAGCTAAATCTGCCTTTACTGATCAATTGAAAACATCAAGTCCTGGTCTTGATATCCCTGTTTGTGCATCTACAAGTAACGAAGAATTCGGGATGATTTCTGGACCAGCTGAGTCTCCTGTTGTGGCCCTTATAACTGGAATGGCAGATTAA